taagtttatgttttccatttttggcttcttttaaaattttaaaagactATCTTGACTATATAGTTTTGTCAGAAAATTAACAGAAACcacatacatattttttttttattctctatagactttttaattttttatttccaagatatttcagagagaaagaaatttgtGAAGaaacttccaagttccaactacTTCACAGTTCACACTTTTGGCCGCAAGATCTGCATAATTTTAACGAAATGATCCAAAAATCAATGGCGCATCTAACCttaattttgttcttccttttaaaAGGTTAACTTTTCGGCTCTGAATTAAGATAGAAACACAATTTCTCTGCATTTGAAAGGCATGACTTTCAGCTTTATGGAATTGCACACCCCATGAGTTAATTAGAAGCATCTTTTGGTTTTTAAGTTACTCTGTTATTTCCATGATTCATGATGTTTCCTGAAACCAGCATGCGAGTTCAAGCCACACTAAAGCAATGTGGTTGCTAGTCCCATACATTCAAGATGGTGGTGGACCTGCAATGCCATGTTATGGCAGGCATTAGCGCTTCCAAACACCGGACGGCATTACAGAGAGCACAATGTACTTATCATTGGCTACAACAATTTTCTTCAAACAACGCCTACATCATTCCATCAATTACAAGAAGAACAATGCATAAGAAACCGCTCCCGAATTACAAATTTTGAAGAATGCGAGACCCTCCAAAATGCCATCATCATTCCCGAGCAAACTTAACAAAAGAAGCATCCACGCAATCCAATTTCATAGCATTCTCCAACAAACAGGAAAGTTCATCATCAAGAAAGCAACAGAAGAACGACATCAGAAATAGGTTACAGAGCATATCCTCAGGACTGCCAGACCAGTCCCCAAAGGAAAACTAACAAAAGGAAAGGGGATACCGGGAAAGGAAGAAACCATCATTCCAAAAGTAATCAAACGGCAACAGGTTCtgaaacaatgaaaagaaaaaaaaaatgcgagaagaaaacagaggaggaAAGAACAGAGGgcgaccaaacaaacctttctTCCTCTAAAGATGGGGTCAATGAAGAACCAGAGCGAAAGACAGAGaaaggttgagagagagagaggttgagaGAGATCCTCCGTCGCGTTAGGAGGCAATCTTTCGCTGAGGGAGTGCGAGCGTTATGGCGCGCAGGGTGACCACCCAATAAATACATTGCTCATATTGCcctttttacatattttcaaaTAAGTGCCTGTTGAAAAAGATTTTACATGAAAGCGCACAAAACTGGAGTTTTGCGCGCTGCCTCACGAACTATTTAGTTCTCGTCGATAACTAAAATGCTCTCCTTTGCCTTTCACATATGTCCAGACATTTTTTCTGCATAACCAGCAAAAAAATATCTTCATAACAAGCTAAATTTCATATGCTAATAAATTCataaattgattaaaaaaatcatattctaATCATTTAACCATGGAACAAGAAATATGAactaaaaattgttttattctaGTGATTGTACATCGGTTCCAGCTAGATGACTTAGTGAATATAAAACACTAGTAGATGTAGCATGAACAGCATAAATTCAATAATATTAACTTCTTGTTGCAAGAAACATTAATGTGATTGTATACGTCATTTTTAGTTCCATTGCTGATCAAACATTAGGAATCGTCGTATTatatttttctaaacaaaacattattttctttaaacATGTATTATGAAAATATGTATAAGTGGGCACAGATAGTCAGTTCCAAAGAGTGGGGTTGGACATAATTTCCTTAAGTTTTGGTGGTTTTCGAAAATATTCggtaaatatttgaaaaaaaaaatgcttacaaATTTATTAACGGGCATGATTTGTGAGAATAAGTCGACACGTATCTGACTTCGCATATCATGGTAGATCTGAACGGCTTGAaattgttattttaaaaatattaaatattaggAGGCACATGCCCTTCCCTCCTGCCCTTcacaaaatatgtatatttcaataattaaaaGTTTAAGGCCTTGGGATTGGGAACCTTTTCACCCAAActatttataagaaaaaaataaaaaacagtaatgttaaatattaaaaaaattaagtaaatgTGAGCCCAagcccttttattttcaaaatgaagcTTTAAAATGTCAAGGTTTTTTTAGCATCAAAGTTTCTGTAAATAGAATTTAGCTTACCAATTAACGCTGCCATAAACTGGTTTAATGCTGTTAAATATGATGAAATTAATTTGATCAAGTTGTGGGATGATTATGGTATGAGAAAAGATTAGAGAGGAAGTTATGATGGCACATTATTAGTAATAAATATCGAATTAAGGTAAGAAAAAAGAATCTTTAATTTACTAAGATGAGGGGTCAGCTGATTTTGAGGTGAGCGAGAGGGTAATTCACCCGAGTGAAGATTGAAGCCTCCTAGATCGTGACATAATGCATGtaaaattgtttctttttatctaACCTTAAAATTGTGATATAATGAGGCAGTTGGCAATGGAAAATATGAGTATTTTGGAACATAGTGTTTTATGATTGATCCTGGTTCTTGTTCGGGCGAGCAAAAGGTTCATCTTACCGCCCTTGAAGACCCCTCCTATTCCTCCTTGCCATCAGGGTCTTGAGTTGCGTCTGTATCAGTGATAGTAACAACACATTTATCAACTTGAATGCCATATcctaccaccttaagacacaGAAACATAGCACTCATAGAAATCGAACTAGAGACTTGTCTTTTATACAAACTTTTAACCCGACTAACTACACTATGCCCCCTTGATCCCAGTTCCCTTGATCCCAGTTCTTGTTGCCGATTTAGTGGatggtttttttgtttatttgtgaacaattgacaataaaaaaaaatgaaagcttAGCACAATAAGTTTTTCAATACAGATAAATAAATAGTCTATTTAATTTATTTCTGTGTTTTAGACCACAAAGATCAAAACTCTTATAAAGTTCTACGTCTGATGCATTTTCTCGTATAATATATCGAATTCCTAgagaatatttaaaaattgagTTCCATTAGTTTAATTTTGAGAGTGTTTTTTTAGCTCTCATTTTTCACTCGCTGTCGCTCACtcattttttaatgcttttcTGAGATTGGTAGAtcttaaataatataaataacCTATAAAGTTATTCTTAAAGCTGATTTTATTAGTATTTCTCAAATTTCATATAATATGTTTATGAATcaattctaattttttttgggtAGTAACGAATATAGTCAAACCACCTACCAGTAACAATTACTATCCATTAAGTCTGTCTTAAAAGttgagcagattcataaaactttataatatcatatcatgttccatgaatttatccaaaattttatgACCACCAAGTTGTTCTTTTAAATTGAAATCCGATCCAACATGGATCAACTTTTCTCCtccaaatcaaatccaaatattttgtTTGAACATTTAGTCGGACCCGTAGAGCCAGATCCTATATCCACTAGGAATCCTTGACCGGGTCTCCTCATCAAGCATATTATCGGGTCAAGGCTCAAGAAGGAACGACCCGTTCACCCCTTCAGCTGCGCCGTCACGACTCGGTTCCGCCACACCGATATCCGACTCGTATGGAGCCAGCTTTTAAACGGCCTTCCCACCAAATTTCAAATCTTGCAGTCCAATAATAATCGGCCACGTGTACAATCGCGGGTATTTCAACCGCCGCGAGGAAGAGAAAGGACAGAAGGGAGACGGAAAAGCAAGATTCCAGAGCTCCATTAATGGCGgactcctcctcttcctctttcttttccacTCTCCTCCTTCTTTCCTTCATCTTTTGCTGCTCTTCTGTTCAGGATCCTCGTCTGGAACCGCTCCATGAGGCCCTCATCGTTTCGGGCTACTCCTCGATGTCCCTCACGCTTCAGCTCGCGCCAGAAACCCTCATCCCAAATGCCTCCGCCACCATCTTCGCCGCCTCCGACTCCGCCTTCTTTTTCTCCGGCCAGCCCTCCCTCCTCCTGCTCAGATACCACGTCTCCCCCCGCAGGCTGTCCTCCGAAGAGCTCATCTCTCTGCCGTCCGGGACCCACATTTCCACCCTTCTCTCCGATCGTTTCCTCGTCGTTACTGGAAATTCGACTATCAACGGTGTCCCAGTAGCTGCATTTGCCCCGATCTACCGGGACGCGGGATTCGTCGCCTATGGAGTTGAGCGTTTCCTCAATCCTTCGTTTCCGACGTGCCCGTTGTTCGGCACCCGCCAGGACAGCGTCTTCCAGAGATCCACGGAAGCCATGGCGTCCCGAGGGTTCGGAATCTTTGCGTCTTTGCTTGATTTGCAGATCATAGGGCTTATGGGTAAGGAGCTAGGGGTAAAATTAACGGTATTCGCGGTGCCGGACATGGCTATGGAAGGAGTGGCGGCGAACCTCACGGAGCTCGCCGGGGTGCTGAGAAGACACGTCGTGCCTTGCAAGGTCTCGTGGGTGGATATCGAGGCTTTCGGTGGGGTGTTTCCGACGCTCGACAAGCGGTTTCCGGTGAACTTGACGAGGTCTGGCGTGCAGCTTGAGGCGAACGGCGTTCCGATCGTCTTTCCCGACTTGTACCCCGGCAATTCCATTGTCGTTCACGGACTCTTAGGCGCCTTTCCCATAGCGCCTGCGCCGGCCGAGGAGGTAACGGATCTCCATTTTGACGGTCCAGATTTGTAGATCGATTTTCTTTCAAGaactcttctcttttctccttttaccGTGAATTGTGAATTTTTGAAACTCCATGTAAGAACTGATCTTGTCATTTCGGAATTCATCGAAATTTCTCGTCAAGAATTGAGCGTCAGTTGCTCCAAATTGTTAGATGGAATATTCCAAATATGTCATGATGGGATTTGAGAAAGGAATCTGAAACCAGGAGCGAAGTAGATCCAGGTGAGAGAGATTACACTACTGAACCAAGTAGTTTgaagttctttctttctaatcacAACGCACCGTAATGTGTCTGCAGGTCCTACTAAGTGTTGTTAAAACCAGGTGAGATAGATTACACTACTGAGCTAAGTAGTTTGAAGATCTCTCTCTCCAATCAAGTGTTGTTAAGCTCACCGATTACCGATAGACATTTTTGTAAGAGGAAAAGGAACTTTGTTGAGCACTTGGTTCAAATACTGAATCCCCTCCCCAACCAGTTCTCTCTTAGGTGGCTTTTAATTCCTTCAGCTTTTGCATCGATGGCATGCTTTTGTTGATAtcatcaaactaaagatcttaAGTCAGACCTAAGATCACACTTGAaatcttcatttattttttgcattaacgAAAGGACTGTCCTAAGAGCAGGGGAAGAAGGTAGGATCTTAAATAAATCCATCAATCGCAAATCCGGAAGATCTGTCGTCAAAACCATGCATCAGATCTAACCCATCTGCAACATTAAACCTTGACCATTTACTCGACAGACCAGTTGGGGggacagagagatagagattgAACCAAACACAGTAGTTTTTATTATTGCTGAtgttataaaaagaaaaaagaaaaagaaaaaggaaagagtaaTACTGCTCAACAAGTAGGCCAGCGTTGAGATTGTAGCTATACTCTGCTTTCTAGCTTTCTTCTTGAGAATTACTCCTGCTCTCTAGAAGATTCGCAACTTCACTCAAGAATCAAACTGTGGAAGCAACAAGGGACCCAGTATGGACCTAAACAAGAAATCAAATACCAGATCTCACGAGTTAACAACATTGCACTTCCTCCTCACTTCACCAGTGGCATAGCTCAGCGGGTCTGTGATGTTTCCCATCTTCAACATTGATTCTGTAAAGTGTTTGTAGAAGAGAAGCAGGTCTGCTGCATACTGAATGACGAGCGGCTTCGTGTCTCCAGACAAGAGGCTTGAGTACATCTCCTGGTCTGAATTCAGCAGACCCTCACCTCTCACCAGGATCTGGTAGAATGAATTGTCAAAAAAAATGGGAGTGATGTTGTCCATGGGTGAGGTGTTGTCATCGCCGCCGACCTCAGGGCATAGTGCTTTCAAGTGGAAGAGGTAGGCATGGCTTATTGGGTTCAGTCCAACTGTTTCTAGGAAGTCGCCGTAGATCCTTTCTCGGAAGCTGACACATCGAGCCACTCCAATTGTATGGGCACCTGATAGCCAGAATAGTAAGAAACAAAACGAGCGGGTACATTTATTCATGGTTCATTACAGGTGGACAACAACAAGTTCAAGATCTTAGTTTTCTTCGTTCTTAAATGGAATGGGAACTGAGCTTCGACCATGGAGGCTTCTGAGGACAACACCACGAGAAATTAAAATCAGGCAATAGAATGTCAGGGTTGAAACTTGACCTGGGGTTCTCAACCTGACACTTACCTGCTCATCTTAATGAAATTAGTCTTGTTTCTAGCGGTTCAGAAAGAGGAAGTAATCTTACCAACCAGAGCAACCATATCTTGCAAAGAAAGGCCTTGAAAGAGAAACTTGGCGAGAAGGGTGCCCAGATCTTGATTAGGCAATGGAATGTTAATGTTTGCTGCTACAAAATTTGCTGTCGTCGAGTCCTTCCTCCCTAATGGAACATCCCAGTATGGCCCTCCACTCTTGTGCCACAAACAAATAAAGCAAAGTTAACAGCAACAAGTTTGCAAGAATGCACAAAGACGCACACTCAAGTTTTTGTAAGGGAAATTGAGTTTCTTATAAGGTTTGTAAGTTCATCATATGCCAAGGTTTTGCACCCTGCCATCCTTTGCTGAACTGATCAAGTTCTTACCAGGATCACTGCATCTCTAGCTGCAATAGCTAGTACATCAGCACATGATACTACTCCTGGGCATTCGGCTTCTACAGCCGTCTTGATATTGTCGAAAGTATCAAGACCTTTAATGGAGTCCTTGTTTGGAATTGCTTCTTGCTCGCTTATCATTGTATCAGTGCTTTCAAGGAAAATAGATCCGTCACAGCCCTGTGATGGAAGATCAAGAAGAACAGAGCAAGTTAGTGTGCAGACGAGCAGCAAATATGCATGTGCATACATCTTCCTGTATATACCAACTAGCAACCAACCTGAACAAAGCAATCATGGAAATGCAATCGGAGTATCGACGCCAACTTCGGTCGGTCCACAATCGCTATTTCTATCATCTCCCTTCTAACAATATCTACCACGGAGGGGCAACTGCCGGAATAGTAATCCTGCGTTAAGTAGGGCTGGGCAAGTGCAGTCATGGCAAGCAtagcaaacagaaagaaaagcaagatcTTCATGGCTAACTTTGGATGAAACTTGTTCAGTTGTCTCAGATGATGATAGATGAATCTGTTGGAGTTAGaatgcacatatatgtgtgtatatatatatatatgtatgtatgtatggaAGTCCTGATAATCTAAAGAGGTAGGTTTCTTGAGCGTTTAATT
Above is a window of Nymphaea colorata isolate Beijing-Zhang1983 chromosome 8, ASM883128v2, whole genome shotgun sequence DNA encoding:
- the LOC116259169 gene encoding peroxidase 11-like; translation: MKILLFFLFAMLAMTALAQPYLTQDYYSGSCPSVVDIVRREMIEIAIVDRPKLASILRLHFHDCFVQGCDGSIFLESTDTMISEQEAIPNKDSIKGLDTFDNIKTAVEAECPGVVSCADVLAIAARDAVILSGGPYWDVPLGRKDSTTANFVAANINIPLPNQDLGTLLAKFLFQGLSLQDMVALVGAHTIGVARCVSFRERIYGDFLETVGLNPISHAYLFHLKALCPEVGGDDNTSPMDNITPIFFDNSFYQILVRGEGLLNSDQEMYSSLLSGDTKPLVIQYAADLLLFYKHFTESMLKMGNITDPLSYATGEVRRKCNVVNS
- the LOC116259639 gene encoding putative fasciclin-like arabinogalactan protein 20: MADSSSSSFFSTLLLLSFIFCCSSVQDPRLEPLHEALIVSGYSSMSLTLQLAPETLIPNASATIFAASDSAFFFSGQPSLLLLRYHVSPRRLSSEELISLPSGTHISTLLSDRFLVVTGNSTINGVPVAAFAPIYRDAGFVAYGVERFLNPSFPTCPLFGTRQDSVFQRSTEAMASRGFGIFASLLDLQIIGLMGKELGVKLTVFAVPDMAMEGVAANLTELAGVLRRHVVPCKVSWVDIEAFGGVFPTLDKRFPVNLTRSGVQLEANGVPIVFPDLYPGNSIVVHGLLGAFPIAPAPAEEVTDLHFDGPDL